One Comamonas endophytica DNA window includes the following coding sequences:
- a CDS encoding sensor histidine kinase: MRDMQILSTPPASVASGPALAPTAGAAQRVLVFDACHVGVVLRAVLFVQLVVATAALFSAATPLEWLARMALFTSGTLPGTLLWLVVACGFKRLLQRLPRQAQYAAGMGLGALCGLHACAMLWLLGDGLRAPWLASAAGGMLLAALLVAALQLRARARAPAATTARLAELQSRIRPHFLFNTLNSAIALVRAEPAQAEALLEDLSDLFRAALAEPHASTTLDEEIALAQRYLAIEQVRFGARLRAHWQLDPQAGGARLPPLLLQPLVENAIRHGIEPSAEGGTLVLTTALRHGRAEITITNSLPPGPAPATRGHGIALRNVRERLSLLHDLQAEFSAGSHQGGWRVRILLPLEKSA; this comes from the coding sequence ATGCGAGACATGCAAATTTTATCGACCCCGCCCGCCTCCGTCGCCTCCGGCCCCGCACTAGCCCCCACGGCGGGTGCGGCGCAGCGCGTTCTGGTGTTCGATGCCTGCCATGTGGGCGTGGTGCTGCGCGCGGTCCTGTTCGTGCAGCTCGTGGTTGCCACGGCCGCGCTTTTCAGCGCCGCCACGCCGCTGGAATGGCTCGCGCGCATGGCGCTGTTCACCAGCGGCACCCTGCCCGGCACGCTGCTGTGGCTGGTGGTGGCCTGCGGTTTCAAGCGCCTGCTGCAGCGGCTGCCGAGGCAGGCGCAGTACGCGGCAGGCATGGGCCTGGGCGCGCTGTGCGGGCTCCATGCCTGCGCCATGCTCTGGCTGCTGGGCGACGGCTTGCGTGCGCCCTGGCTGGCCAGTGCCGCCGGCGGCATGCTGCTGGCGGCGCTGCTGGTGGCGGCGCTGCAGCTGCGCGCGCGCGCCCGGGCGCCGGCGGCCACCACCGCGCGGCTGGCCGAGCTGCAGTCGCGCATCCGCCCGCATTTCCTGTTCAACACGCTCAACAGCGCCATCGCGCTGGTGCGTGCCGAGCCGGCGCAGGCCGAGGCGCTGCTGGAAGACTTGAGCGACCTGTTCCGCGCGGCGCTGGCCGAGCCCCATGCCAGCACCACGCTGGACGAGGAAATCGCGCTGGCGCAGCGCTACCTGGCGATCGAGCAGGTGCGCTTCGGCGCGCGGCTGCGCGCGCATTGGCAGCTCGACCCGCAAGCCGGCGGCGCGCGGCTGCCGCCGCTGCTGCTGCAGCCGCTGGTGGAGAACGCCATCCGCCACGGCATCGAGCCCAGCGCCGAGGGCGGCACGCTGGTGCTCACGACCGCATTGCGCCACGGCCGCGCCGAGATCACCATCACCAACAGCCTGCCGCCCGGCCCCGCGCCGGCCACGCGCGGCCATGGCATCGCGCTGCGCAACGTGCGCGAGCGTTTGTCGCTGCTGCATGACCTGCAGGCCGAGTTCAGCGCCGGCAGCCACCAGGGCGGCTGGCGCGTGCGCATCCTCCTGCCGCTGGAGAAAAGCGCATGA
- a CDS encoding LytR/AlgR family response regulator transcription factor, translated as MHILLVDDEALARSRLRTLLADAARADPALPPMVVEEAADGAQAWASLQAASFELVLLDIHMPGQGGLSLAARLRELPRAPALVFVTADSLHAVNAFELEALDYLTKPVRLGRLQVALGRLMRQRAALPPPSPGMLLIQDRGRTERVPLEEVLYFKAELKYLTVRTATHSYILDSALGELEARHGAQFLRIHRNALVARHALRALQKHHDPEEGEGWAVRLQGIEEPLAVSRRQLASVRAALREAADSV; from the coding sequence CTGCACATCCTGCTGGTCGATGACGAGGCGCTGGCGCGCAGCCGGCTGCGCACGCTGCTGGCCGATGCCGCGCGCGCCGACCCCGCGCTGCCGCCCATGGTCGTGGAAGAGGCCGCGGACGGCGCCCAGGCCTGGGCATCGCTGCAGGCAGCTTCCTTCGAACTGGTGCTGCTGGACATCCACATGCCCGGCCAGGGCGGGCTGTCGCTGGCCGCGCGCCTGCGGGAGCTGCCGCGCGCGCCGGCGCTGGTGTTCGTCACCGCCGACAGCCTGCATGCCGTCAATGCCTTCGAACTCGAAGCGCTGGACTACCTCACCAAGCCGGTGCGCCTGGGCCGGCTGCAAGTGGCGCTGGGCCGGCTGATGCGCCAGCGCGCCGCCCTGCCGCCGCCCAGCCCCGGCATGCTGCTGATCCAGGACCGCGGGCGCACCGAACGCGTGCCGCTGGAGGAAGTGCTGTACTTCAAGGCCGAGCTCAAATACCTGACGGTGCGCACCGCCACGCACAGCTACATCCTCGACAGCGCGCTGGGCGAGCTCGAAGCGCGCCACGGCGCGCAGTTCCTGCGCATCCACCGCAACGCGCTGGTCGCGCGCCACGCGCTGCGCGCGCTGCAAAAGCACCACGACCCCGAGGAGGGCGAAGGCTGGGCCGTGCGCCTGCAGGGCATCGAGGAGCCGCTGGCGGTATCGCGCCGCCAGCTCGCCAGCGTGCGCGCGGCGCTGCGCGAGGCCGCGGATTCAGTGTGA
- a CDS encoding alpha-2-macroglobulin family protein: MGFKQWSSAALALCAGNALALAVNQFSPQGEVGKVHQVRVQFDAAAVRFGDPKAAAPLQLACSDAQATAGTGRWTSEREWVFDFKRALPPGVRCTAQLHAGFKSPSGQALTGTARWQFGTGGPQVLSIAPSTYEAIDEAQFFVLRFNGPVARETLLAHGYCALEGVGERIPLRWIDGGERKQLLEMQNWTQDAAAAPQQFATLACNRTLTAGAKMRLVLGAGIATPGVATPGVATRNAQEFGFTVREPFAAELRCERENAQAACLPIRPVRLSFNAPVPRALAEGIQLQGGGAALKAVVDDDEDSGARPDPQGLVERVRFEGLATLTRYQLQLPSGFKDAAGRTLRNADAFPLTVATADMPPLVKFAASPFGIVERFAEGPEGPALLPVTVRKVEAALAGQQLQPAGQVSVIEPRSDAEIIAWLQKLQDYDTSQITRERARRDVRGPLPPVVDRDNRDYVQTRMLSLLAGRREAKAMALPSAVPGDPRPFEVVGIPLAPGFHVVEIASPLLGAALLDERYGAQRRMYVRSSALVTNLAVHFKLGRENSAAWVTTLDKGQVVAGARVQVSNCKGEVLATATTDAQGLAQFSGLSPEPQNCQYRNAAYFVSARAQTAAGPELAFAWSDWQRGIEPWRFNVPTSSDAVADLRAHTIFDRTLLRAGETLSMKHLLRQQTMGGLALPKPRPAELRITHVGSGQSFRQPLAWRNTASGGLSAESRFAVPAGAKLGEYQVELRDPQEQPSFQPMATGSFRVEEFRLPVFEGSIGPADKKPLVRAETLPVQVQLNYLSGGPADGLPVRVSALVRSRSLEFAGHEDFHFSPPRAAAEGTQSDDEEAGAAQDTRVIADALPLVLDRQGAGRIELKPLPRGSQARELLIEASYADPSGEVQTLRSTQTLWPAAVVAGIQAENWVSTAREMQFQALALGLDGKPQAGVALEVQAVARITTSTRKRLVGGFYSYDNQATLKDLGTVCSGKSDAQGRLRCTAKIAQAGEVELIATATDGAGHAAQAATSVWVTRQGELWFGGEDHDRMELLPEQRSYAPGETARLQVRMPFRHATALVSVEREGILSTRVVQLEGQNPTVELRVEEGWGPNVYVSVLALRGRLREVPWYSFFTWGYQSPRAWWNAFWHEGKEYAAPTALVDLSRPAFRLGMAELKVDAAAQRLDVQVRADQQSYPVRGTAQVTITAKLPNGQPAAGAEVAVAAVDQALLELMPNGSWNLLDAMLPRRAWGVQTATAQMEVIGRRHYGRKAVPAGGGGGRSPRRELFDSVLLWQPAVVLDAKGQAVVKVPLNDLLTSFEIVAVADVGAQQFGTGRARIRSTQDLQLLSGLPPLVREGDRFRAQLTLRNTTGRAMQVQVAARAAPLALQPQRIALAAGASQEVAWEVTVPTAPAGSSDLAMALDWEIDAEDVTPGAPPARDALRLRQRIEAAVPLTVQQATLVQIDGQWQVPVAPPADALPGRGGLQLSLAPRLADDLPSVRHWWLRYAYTCLEQISSRALALGDAAQWQQVIAKMPSYLDENGLASYFPPTGGAQHRGSDTLTAYLLAASHETARRDPRLALPDALRAQMESALIAFVEGRLERSAGNPRNDQALALEVRKLAAIEALSRHGRAVPRMLESIRIAPQQWPTHALIDWLQILQRLPQVAQREARLQEAKQLLQSRLSFQGTQVVFSTEKDDHWWWQMQGGDSNAARLLMTALTLPEWKDDVPRLALGLIARQRGGAWTTTTANLWGVLALQAFSRERESAPVGGITVAKLGAQAVAKDWAGLERGAVHPSTLRQAQGSGRTESDRAFTTSSAQNPFALSLSKGVSGQSPGTQQMFLPWTPGQLTVTHEGPGTPWLTLQSIAAIPLKKPFSAGYTVRKTVTRVTPSQLPAGSYRRGDVLEVRLDINATADMGWVAVTDPIPAGATILGSGLGRDSEIAQQQDGGSEGGEGEAPTFEERSFSSWRGYYEWLPRGEMQVRYRVRVSNVGEFALPPTRVEALYAPEMFGEAPNAPVKVLPAQ, encoded by the coding sequence ATGGGATTCAAGCAATGGTCAAGCGCCGCATTGGCCCTGTGCGCCGGCAACGCACTGGCGCTGGCCGTGAACCAGTTCAGCCCGCAAGGCGAGGTTGGAAAAGTGCACCAGGTGCGCGTGCAGTTCGATGCCGCGGCCGTGCGCTTTGGCGACCCCAAGGCGGCGGCGCCGCTGCAGCTGGCGTGCAGCGATGCGCAGGCCACGGCCGGCACGGGCCGCTGGACCAGCGAGCGCGAATGGGTGTTTGATTTCAAGCGCGCGCTGCCGCCGGGCGTGCGTTGCACGGCGCAGTTGCACGCGGGCTTCAAATCGCCCTCGGGCCAGGCGCTGACGGGCACCGCGCGCTGGCAGTTCGGCACCGGCGGGCCGCAGGTGCTGTCCATCGCGCCCTCCACCTACGAGGCCATCGACGAGGCGCAGTTCTTCGTGCTGCGCTTCAACGGCCCGGTGGCGCGCGAGACGCTGCTGGCCCATGGCTACTGCGCGCTCGAAGGCGTGGGCGAGCGCATTCCGCTGCGCTGGATCGACGGCGGCGAGCGCAAGCAATTGCTGGAGATGCAGAACTGGACCCAGGACGCCGCGGCCGCGCCGCAGCAGTTCGCCACGCTGGCCTGCAACCGCACGCTGACGGCCGGCGCCAAGATGCGGCTGGTGCTGGGCGCCGGCATTGCCACGCCCGGCGTAGCGACGCCCGGCGTAGCGACCCGCAACGCGCAGGAATTCGGCTTCACGGTGCGCGAACCCTTTGCCGCGGAGCTGCGCTGCGAGCGCGAGAACGCGCAGGCCGCCTGTCTGCCGATCCGTCCCGTTCGGCTGTCTTTCAATGCGCCCGTGCCGCGCGCGCTGGCCGAAGGCATCCAGCTGCAGGGTGGCGGCGCGGCGCTGAAAGCGGTGGTCGACGATGACGAGGATTCCGGCGCGCGCCCCGATCCGCAGGGGCTGGTCGAGCGCGTGCGCTTCGAAGGGCTGGCGACGCTGACCCGCTACCAGCTGCAGCTGCCCTCGGGCTTCAAGGACGCGGCCGGGCGCACGCTGCGCAATGCCGACGCCTTCCCGCTGACGGTGGCCACGGCCGACATGCCGCCGCTGGTCAAGTTCGCGGCCTCGCCTTTTGGCATCGTCGAGCGCTTTGCCGAAGGCCCCGAGGGCCCGGCGCTGCTGCCGGTGACAGTGCGCAAGGTCGAGGCGGCGCTTGCCGGCCAGCAGCTGCAGCCCGCGGGCCAGGTCAGCGTGATCGAGCCGCGCAGCGATGCCGAGATCATTGCCTGGCTGCAAAAGCTCCAGGACTACGACACCAGCCAGATCACGCGCGAGCGCGCGCGGCGCGATGTGCGCGGGCCGCTGCCGCCGGTGGTCGACCGGGACAACCGCGATTACGTGCAGACGCGCATGCTGTCGCTGCTGGCGGGCCGGCGCGAGGCCAAGGCCATGGCGCTGCCGTCGGCCGTGCCGGGCGACCCCCGGCCCTTCGAGGTGGTCGGCATTCCGCTGGCGCCGGGCTTCCATGTGGTGGAGATCGCCTCGCCGCTGCTGGGCGCCGCGCTGCTCGATGAGCGCTATGGCGCGCAGCGCCGGATGTACGTGCGCAGCTCGGCGCTGGTGACCAATCTGGCGGTGCATTTCAAGCTCGGGCGCGAGAATTCCGCGGCCTGGGTGACGACGCTGGACAAGGGCCAGGTCGTGGCCGGCGCCAGGGTGCAGGTGTCGAACTGCAAGGGCGAGGTGCTGGCAACTGCCACCACCGATGCCCAGGGCCTGGCGCAGTTCAGCGGCCTGTCGCCCGAGCCGCAGAACTGCCAGTACCGCAACGCGGCCTATTTCGTCAGCGCGCGCGCCCAGACCGCGGCCGGCCCCGAGCTGGCGTTTGCCTGGAGCGACTGGCAGCGCGGCATCGAGCCCTGGCGCTTCAATGTGCCGACCAGCAGCGACGCCGTTGCCGACCTGCGCGCGCACACCATCTTCGACCGCACGCTGCTGCGCGCCGGCGAGACGCTTTCCATGAAGCATCTGCTGCGCCAGCAGACCATGGGCGGCCTGGCGCTGCCGAAGCCCCGGCCGGCCGAGCTGCGCATCACCCATGTGGGCAGCGGCCAGAGCTTTCGCCAGCCTTTGGCCTGGCGCAACACCGCCAGCGGCGGCCTGAGTGCCGAGAGCCGGTTCGCGGTGCCCGCGGGCGCCAAGCTGGGCGAGTACCAGGTGGAACTGCGCGATCCGCAGGAGCAGCCTTCGTTCCAGCCAATGGCCACCGGATCCTTCCGTGTCGAGGAATTCCGCCTGCCGGTGTTCGAGGGCAGTATCGGTCCCGCCGACAAGAAACCGCTGGTGCGCGCCGAGACGCTGCCGGTGCAGGTGCAGCTCAACTACCTCTCGGGCGGCCCGGCCGATGGCCTGCCGGTGCGCGTGTCGGCGCTGGTGCGTTCCCGCAGCCTGGAGTTCGCCGGCCATGAGGATTTCCATTTCAGTCCGCCGCGCGCCGCCGCCGAGGGCACGCAAAGCGATGACGAAGAGGCCGGCGCGGCGCAGGACACGCGCGTGATCGCCGATGCGCTGCCGCTGGTGCTCGACCGCCAGGGCGCGGGCCGCATCGAGCTCAAGCCCCTGCCGCGCGGCAGCCAGGCGCGCGAGCTGCTGATCGAGGCCAGCTATGCCGACCCCAGCGGCGAGGTGCAGACGCTGCGCAGCACGCAGACGCTGTGGCCGGCGGCGGTGGTGGCGGGCATCCAGGCCGAGAACTGGGTCTCGACGGCGCGCGAGATGCAGTTCCAGGCGCTGGCGCTGGGACTCGATGGCAAGCCCCAGGCCGGCGTGGCGCTCGAGGTGCAGGCCGTGGCGCGCATCACCACCAGCACCCGCAAGCGCCTGGTGGGCGGCTTCTACAGCTACGACAACCAGGCCACGCTCAAGGATCTGGGCACGGTCTGCTCGGGCAAGAGCGATGCGCAGGGCCGGCTGCGCTGCACGGCGAAGATCGCGCAGGCTGGCGAGGTGGAGCTGATCGCCACGGCCACCGACGGCGCGGGCCATGCAGCCCAGGCCGCCACGTCGGTGTGGGTCACGCGCCAGGGCGAGCTGTGGTTCGGCGGCGAGGACCATGACCGCATGGAGCTGCTGCCCGAGCAGCGCAGCTACGCCCCCGGCGAGACCGCGCGGCTGCAGGTGCGCATGCCGTTTCGGCATGCGACGGCGCTGGTGAGCGTCGAGCGCGAGGGCATCCTGAGCACGCGCGTGGTGCAGCTCGAAGGCCAGAACCCGACGGTGGAGCTGCGCGTCGAGGAGGGCTGGGGGCCCAATGTCTACGTCAGCGTGCTGGCGCTGCGCGGGCGGCTGCGCGAAGTGCCCTGGTACAGCTTCTTCACCTGGGGCTATCAATCGCCGCGTGCCTGGTGGAATGCCTTCTGGCACGAAGGCAAGGAATACGCGGCGCCCACCGCGCTGGTCGATCTGAGCCGGCCGGCGTTCCGCCTCGGCATGGCCGAACTCAAGGTCGATGCCGCGGCGCAGCGCCTCGATGTGCAGGTGCGCGCCGACCAGCAAAGCTATCCGGTGCGCGGCACGGCGCAGGTCACCATCACGGCGAAGCTGCCCAATGGCCAGCCCGCGGCGGGCGCGGAGGTGGCGGTTGCGGCCGTGGACCAGGCGCTGCTCGAGCTCATGCCCAATGGCAGCTGGAACCTGCTCGATGCCATGCTGCCGCGCCGCGCCTGGGGCGTGCAGACCGCAACGGCGCAGATGGAAGTCATCGGCCGGCGCCACTACGGCCGCAAGGCCGTGCCTGCGGGCGGCGGCGGCGGGCGCAGCCCGCGGCGCGAGCTCTTCGACAGCGTGCTGCTGTGGCAGCCGGCCGTGGTGCTCGACGCCAAGGGGCAGGCCGTGGTGAAAGTGCCGCTGAACGATCTGCTGACCAGCTTCGAGATCGTCGCGGTGGCCGATGTGGGCGCGCAGCAGTTCGGCACCGGGCGCGCGCGCATCCGCAGCACGCAGGACCTGCAGCTCCTCAGCGGCCTGCCGCCGCTGGTGCGCGAAGGCGACCGTTTCCGCGCCCAGCTCACGCTGCGCAACACCACCGGCCGCGCCATGCAGGTGCAGGTGGCGGCGCGCGCAGCGCCCCTGGCGCTGCAGCCGCAGCGCATCGCGCTGGCCGCGGGCGCATCGCAGGAGGTGGCGTGGGAGGTGACGGTGCCCACGGCGCCCGCGGGCAGCAGCGACCTGGCGATGGCGCTGGACTGGGAGATCGACGCCGAGGATGTGACGCCCGGCGCGCCGCCCGCGCGCGACGCGCTGCGCCTGCGCCAGCGCATCGAGGCGGCCGTGCCGCTGACGGTGCAGCAGGCAACGCTGGTGCAGATCGACGGCCAGTGGCAGGTGCCCGTGGCGCCGCCCGCCGACGCGTTGCCCGGGCGCGGCGGCCTGCAGCTGTCGTTGGCGCCGCGCCTGGCCGACGACCTGCCCAGCGTGCGCCACTGGTGGCTGCGCTATGCCTACACCTGCCTGGAGCAGATCAGCAGCCGCGCGCTGGCGCTGGGCGACGCCGCGCAGTGGCAGCAGGTGATTGCCAAGATGCCCAGCTATCTCGACGAGAACGGCCTGGCGTCGTACTTCCCGCCCACGGGTGGCGCGCAGCACCGCGGCAGCGACACGCTGACGGCCTACCTGCTGGCCGCCAGCCACGAAACCGCGCGCCGCGATCCGCGCCTGGCGCTGCCCGACGCCCTGCGCGCGCAGATGGAAAGCGCGCTGATCGCGTTTGTCGAGGGCCGCCTGGAGCGCTCCGCCGGCAACCCGCGCAACGACCAGGCGCTGGCGCTCGAGGTGCGCAAGCTCGCCGCCATCGAGGCGCTGTCGCGCCACGGCCGCGCCGTGCCGCGCATGCTGGAGAGCATCCGCATCGCGCCGCAGCAGTGGCCCACCCATGCGCTGATCGACTGGCTGCAGATACTGCAGCGCCTGCCCCAGGTGGCGCAGCGCGAGGCGCGGCTGCAGGAGGCCAAGCAGCTGCTGCAAAGCCGCCTGTCCTTCCAGGGCACCCAGGTGGTGTTCAGCACCGAGAAGGACGACCACTGGTGGTGGCAAATGCAGGGCGGGGACAGCAACGCCGCGCGCTTGCTGATGACCGCTCTCACCCTGCCCGAATGGAAAGACGATGTGCCGCGGCTGGCGTTGGGGTTGATTGCGCGCCAGCGTGGCGGGGCGTGGACCACCACCACTGCCAATCTCTGGGGGGTGCTGGCGCTGCAGGCGTTTTCGCGGGAAAGGGAGAGTGCGCCGGTGGGGGGGATCACGGTGGCCAAGTTGGGGGCACAGGCAGTGGCAAAGGATTGGGCTGGGCTTGAGCGGGGGGCCGTCCATCCTTCGACCCTTCGACAGGCTCAGGGCTCAGGACGAACGGAGTCAGATCGTGCTTTTACTACTTCCAGTGCCCAAAACCCGTTCGCCCTGAGCTTGTCGAAGGGCGTTTCAGGGCAGAGCCCAGGCACACAACAGATGTTCCTCCCCTGGACCCCAGGCCAGTTGACCGTGACCCACGAAGGCCCGGGCACCCCCTGGCTGACCCTGCAATCGATAGCCGCCATTCCCCTGAAAAAACCTTTCAGCGCGGGTTACACCGTGCGCAAGACCGTCACCCGCGTCACCCCCTCGCAGCTTCCCGCAGGCAGCTACCGCCGCGGCGATGTGCTGGAAGTGCGCCTCGACATCAACGCGACGGCCGACATGGGCTGGGTCGCGGTGACCGATCCCATCCCTGCAGGCGCGACGATTCTCGGCAGCGGCCTGGGCCGGGATTCGGAAATCGCGCAACAGCAGGACGGCGGCTCCGAGGGCGGGGAAGGCGAGGCGCCCACCTTCGAGGAGCGCAGCTTCTCCTCCTGGCGCGGCTACTACGAGTGGCTGCCGCGCGGCGAGATGCAGGTGCGCTACCGCGTGCGCGTGAGCAATGTGGGCGAATTCGCGCTGCCGCCTACGCGTGTGGAGGCACTGTATGCGCCGGAGATGTTTGGCGAGGCGCCGAATGCGCCGGTGAAGGTGCTGCCGGCGCAGTGA
- a CDS encoding Bug family tripartite tricarboxylate transporter substrate binding protein encodes MRLTRRRLLSHAAVLSSVAAWGPIHAADPQPIRILVGFPPGGGSDAIARLLAEKLRDALGLTVLVDNRPGAGGQIAAQLLKSAPADGHTLFLSHDHTISILPQVVRKPGFDPEQDFVPVAGIATFVNALAVSSQTPARNLAEYVQWVRQQGGKSAVGIPAPASTPEFLVKQLSERFELDLVAAPYRGSAPMLADMLGHQIPAGIGSVQDFIENHRAGKIRVIAVLGERRQAAMPEVPTLAEQGVKGYEDLPYYGIYAPRGTPAAFIERFSAAISRVLQLPEVREQLTALGLTVGHMAPAQLAQRERAYTRAWTGIIRRSGFQPQ; translated from the coding sequence ATGCGCCTTACGCGACGCCGTCTTCTGTCCCATGCCGCCGTGCTGTCCAGCGTGGCGGCCTGGGGGCCCATCCATGCGGCCGATCCCCAGCCGATACGCATCCTGGTGGGTTTTCCGCCCGGCGGAGGCTCCGACGCCATCGCGCGCCTGCTGGCGGAGAAGTTGCGCGATGCGCTGGGCCTGACGGTGCTGGTCGACAACCGCCCCGGCGCGGGCGGGCAGATCGCCGCGCAGCTGCTCAAGAGCGCGCCGGCCGACGGCCATACGCTGTTCCTGTCGCACGACCACACGATCTCCATCCTGCCGCAGGTGGTGCGCAAGCCCGGTTTCGATCCGGAGCAGGATTTCGTGCCGGTGGCCGGCATCGCGACCTTCGTGAACGCGCTGGCCGTCTCGAGCCAGACGCCGGCGCGCAATCTGGCCGAGTACGTGCAGTGGGTGCGCCAGCAGGGCGGCAAGAGCGCCGTGGGCATTCCCGCGCCGGCCTCGACGCCGGAGTTCCTGGTCAAGCAGCTGTCGGAGCGCTTCGAGCTCGACCTCGTGGCCGCACCCTACCGCGGCAGCGCTCCGATGCTCGCCGACATGCTGGGCCACCAGATCCCCGCGGGCATCGGCTCGGTGCAGGATTTCATCGAGAACCACCGCGCGGGCAAGATCCGCGTGATCGCGGTGCTGGGCGAGCGGCGCCAGGCCGCGATGCCCGAGGTTCCGACGCTGGCGGAGCAGGGGGTGAAGGGGTACGAGGACCTGCCGTATTACGGCATCTATGCGCCCCGGGGCACGCCTGCCGCCTTCATCGAGCGCTTCTCGGCGGCGATTTCCAGGGTGCTGCAGCTTCCCGAGGTGCGCGAGCAACTGACGGCGCTGGGGCTGACCGTGGGCCATATGGCGCCTGCGCAGCTGGCGCAGCGGGAGCGGGCGTATACGCGGGCCTGGACCGGGATCATCCGCAGAAGCGGGTTTCAGCCGCAGTGA
- the argH gene encoding argininosuccinate lyase: MSNSSTSQPSHNQLDTKAQAWSALFSEPMSDLVKRYTSSVFFDKRLWQADIMGSLAHAEMLAAQGIISGDDHASIQRGMAQITSEIESGGFEWKLDLEDVHLNIEARLTQLVGDAGKRLHTGRSRNDQVATDVRLWLRGEIDVIGGLLAELQKSLVETAERHVEVILPGFTHLQVAQPVSFGHHLLAYVEMFQRDAERMADVRRRVNVLPLGAAALAGTTYPLDRERVARTLGMEGVCQNSLDAVSDRDFAIEFSAAAALCMVHISRFSEELILWMSQNFGFIRIADRFTTGSSIMPQKKNPDVPELARGKTGRVVGHLMGLITLMKGQPLAYNKDNQEDKEPLFDTVDTLKDTLRIFSEMVGGQLNPATGRKEGGISVNAEAMEQAALRGYATATDLADYLVKKGLPFRDAHETVAHAVKAAISEGVDLSELPLATLQGFHPQIEQDVFECLSLRGSLNARNTLGGTAPAQVRAQLARHQARLA; this comes from the coding sequence ATGTCCAACAGCTCCACCTCGCAACCTTCCCACAACCAGCTCGACACCAAGGCCCAGGCCTGGTCGGCGCTGTTTTCCGAGCCCATGAGCGACCTGGTCAAGCGCTACACCTCGAGCGTGTTCTTCGACAAGCGCCTGTGGCAGGCCGACATCATGGGCAGCCTGGCGCACGCCGAGATGCTGGCCGCGCAGGGCATCATCTCCGGCGATGACCATGCCTCGATCCAGAGGGGCATGGCGCAGATCACCTCGGAGATCGAGTCCGGCGGCTTCGAGTGGAAGCTCGACCTGGAGGACGTGCACCTGAACATCGAGGCGCGCCTGACGCAGCTCGTCGGCGACGCGGGCAAGCGGCTGCACACCGGCCGCAGCCGCAACGACCAGGTCGCCACCGACGTGCGCCTGTGGCTGCGCGGCGAGATCGACGTCATCGGCGGCCTGCTCGCAGAGCTGCAGAAGTCGCTGGTGGAGACCGCCGAGCGCCATGTCGAGGTGATCCTGCCGGGCTTCACCCACCTGCAGGTGGCGCAGCCGGTGAGCTTCGGCCACCACCTGCTGGCCTATGTGGAGATGTTCCAGCGCGACGCCGAGCGCATGGCCGACGTGCGCCGCCGCGTCAACGTGCTGCCGCTGGGCGCAGCAGCGCTCGCCGGCACCACCTACCCGCTGGACCGCGAGCGCGTGGCGCGCACGCTGGGCATGGAAGGCGTGTGCCAGAACAGCCTGGACGCCGTGAGCGACCGCGACTTCGCCATCGAGTTCAGCGCCGCCGCCGCGCTGTGCATGGTGCACATCAGCCGCTTCTCGGAAGAGCTGATCCTGTGGATGAGCCAGAACTTCGGCTTCATCCGCATTGCCGACCGCTTCACGACCGGCTCCTCGATCATGCCGCAGAAGAAGAACCCCGACGTGCCGGAACTGGCGCGCGGCAAGACCGGCCGCGTGGTCGGCCACCTGATGGGCCTGATCACGCTGATGAAGGGCCAGCCGCTGGCCTACAACAAGGACAACCAGGAAGACAAGGAGCCGCTGTTCGACACCGTCGACACGCTCAAGGACACCCTGCGCATCTTCAGCGAGATGGTCGGCGGCCAGCTGAACCCGGCCACGGGCAGGAAGGAGGGCGGCATCAGCGTCAATGCCGAGGCGATGGAGCAAGCCGCGCTCAGGGGCTATGCCACCGCCACCGATCTGGCCGACTACCTGGTCAAGAAGGGCCTGCCTTTCCGCGATGCGCACGAGACCGTGGCGCATGCCGTCAAGGCCGCGATCAGCGAGGGCGTGGACCTGTCGGAGCTGCCGCTGGCGACGCTGCAGGGCTTCCACCCGCAGATCGAGCAGGACGTGTTCGAGTGCCTCAGCCTGCGCGGCTCGCTCAATGCGCGCAACACCCTGGGCGGCACGGCGCCGGCGCAGGTGCGCGCGCAGCTGGCGCGCCACCAGGCACGCCTGGCCTGA